A region from the Drosophila willistoni isolate 14030-0811.24 unplaced genomic scaffold, UCI_dwil_1.1 Seg145, whole genome shotgun sequence genome encodes:
- the LOC124460856 gene encoding uncharacterized protein CG13380-like: protein MNRCPHCSGTGYQPKRPKSAVRKRPQFHLNSYIYVDPNDETNSVEAEADGNNKQIVHPNANRPECICHRPKHGYVCDRCHQYFHGRLAEICPRHKSEIYLMDFQRCPYCAAPNSMIQIAKFTSKEICKFENAELPGGDEGL, encoded by the exons ATGAACAGATGCCCCCACTGCTCTGGTACTGGTTACCAGCCTAAACGCCCCAAGAGTGCTGTACGCAAGCGCCCGCAATTTCACCTGaattcttatatatatgtggACCCCAATGATGAAACCAATTCTGTGGAAGCCGAAGCAGATGGCAATAATAAACAGATAGTCCATCCAAATGCCAACAGGCCTGAGTGCATTTGTCATCGTCCAAAGCACGGCTATGTATGCGACCGATGTCATCAATATTTCCATGGACGTTTGGCTGAAATTTGTCCACGTCACAAATCT GAAATATATTTAATGGACTTTCAGCGTTGCCCATATTGCGCGGCTCCAAACAGCATGATTCAAATTGCCAAATTTACTTCGAAGGAAATCTGTAAATTTGAAAATGCTGAACTACCCGGCGGAGATGAAGGCTTGTAG